AGACATGTCATCTGGGACTTAAAGGATGCGTGTGGCGGCAACAGGGGCGCCATGCATCCGACAATGAGGTCTTAGCCGTCCCAGGGACACGAGGCAGGATAGGCATCTACTAACCACTTGGCCCTTCCCTGGAGTATTTAAATTCAGaagattttattttttaacatttctaaAAAGCAAAGTTCGAATAAAATCGGAGATTTCTTGAACCGGGCACAAAGCGTTCGCCTGCTGCCAATGGATAACCATCGTTTTTTAGAAATTTTAAGAATAAAAACGTTAGTAAGCAGAGCTAGAGAAAAGCAAAAATCGCTCCAAGTTTACAGAACATTTGGCCGCTTTCTCATTTTTATGCTTTCTTTGGAGTGTGTTGGATAGGAGTATTTTCAGCGTGAAGGCTTGGCAGCAAAAAATAAATATGTTTCGGTTTAATATTTAGCAGTAATATTCTTTGTAATTAACACCGTCTGCCACTTTGTAAAATACCTGCATATGGGGCTCGGGGGGGTTGATTGAACCTCACCAAAAGCTTTggcactgaataataataataaaataagcgATATTCCTATTTACATGAGTTTTTCAGCCGAATGTTGCATCCTCACCAAGTAAGTGTAATTGCCCCTTTCCTAGCCACATGGATAGCCTCCTTTATCCCTTTTTATGTCGTACAGAACGCAGTTATACTCTTTTGTGCAGCAACAAATCCAAACAGGTCCAGCGAGTTAAATAAAGACTGGGTGGAGGGAGCGATTGTAGAAGCTCATTCTCAGAGGCTCAATGTCACCCTATGGTTTGGAAAAATAATTATAATCCTTGCAGATTATTTGCCGCCTGTAACAAACAGCATTGTAGTGTTCCTTCTTCTCACATACTGCAATGCTATGTGAACAAAAACCTGCTTTACCGCATGGTAGAATTGCTGAAGAGAGCTCCCGACAACAGTTTTGACAGCTTGGGGTTTTTTTTGGCATATCCACACTTTGTGTGTGTGTTCGCTCTTCTACTACTCTATCAGCACATGTTATATTTTCACTTAATGGTCCCTAAATTTTGCACAAACCACTTGCCTCagcgaaaaaaaaaaggaaaagaaaaaaggcAAGACAGCCAAATTAAGTGAAAGTTGCAATCCACTTCTGAGGAGGCCAACTCCAGTCTCAACCCTGCGAGTCATTCGTGCCTCTTGTATAACTAATAAATAGTTGACTTCTTTCATCTTTTCAGCAAGTAGAGGCTTCTCCTGTCTTGGACCCCGGTGAAGTTTTGGCCACAGCTATCTGACAACCACTAGTGACATGACTCATAACCTTATGTTTGAGCTGAGATACCTGCTCTCGCAGGAGGCTAGCAGTAGATGCCAGGTCAGAGTTCTGGGACTTGAGAACTTTCACCTTCTCTTCTAAGCGTGCAATTCGCTCCAACTTCCTTTTGCGGCACTTTGAGGCAGCAATTCGGTTCCTCAGTCTTTTCCTCTCTGCTTTGATCCGCTCCTGTGTTTCCAAGTCAATCGGCGAAAGAGAAGGTGGTGTGCTTGTATCTCCTGCACTACCTGTTGGAGCACCAGACTGGGACACATCAGGGACAGTTTGTGGTTCATCTAGAGGACCCCTTACTGTATGAAGCCGGTTGAGTCCTGGAAAATGTAACTGTACCGCTGGTGTGGAACTGGCAGTATTACCAGTGTAAGTTGCTGGAGGTGGGGGTTGAGGAAGAGTAGGGCTGAGCTGTGGAGCTCCTGGGTTAAAACTGCTGAGGTTAGTGTAGACAGGTACCTCTCCAGCTGGCAGCAGTGATCGAGTTGGGTAAGATGGCGAGCTGGTAGCCAGAGCTGATGGTGAAATAGGTGCTCCCAAAAGCTGATTCTGTTTATGTAGATCAGCTAAAGCTTTTACAAAGCCATCTGCAAAGCCTTCCTGTTCTTGAGTGATAACCTGTTGGTTGCGGTATAAGAAAGGATGTGGAATTGTGGTGGCAGGAACTGGTGTACCCTGCTGTGGGGTGGCTACTGTAGCAGGACTTGGATTACTGCTGGATGTGGCTGAAAGACCGGGGCTGGCAGCCTGGATTAGGAGATGCTCTAATTCAGGAGGAGTAAGTTTAAGTAGATTCAGAGCAGCATTTGAAGGTGGAGGAAGAAGAGAGACCTCTGATGGGGTGCTGCCACTATTGCTACTGCTTGCAGTACTGTTTCCGGCTGCCACCACTATAGCACTACCTTCAGCTGTCACTGGATTAAGGTCATTTCCAACCCCATCGCCCCCTGGAGAGTCACCAAGTCCACTGCCCGCAGCCTGCAACAACTTCAGTGCATCACTTCCATGAGTAATAACTTCAGAGAATCCAACAGGAATGACAGCAGCAGGGACTGGTGCAGATGAAGAAGGAGTCAGGCTTTTCTTTTTCAGGTTACTTCCCTGAATTATAATGTTGACACTCATCATTTTATGTTCTGGGGTGTACCTGACTCCAGCATCTCCACCACCAGCTTGATGCGAGCCTGTGATAACTCCAGTAGTGCCACCACTATATCCTGAGATCTGAGCAAAGTCTTGCAAATTCAGAGTATCCTCATGATAGAAAGGAGGCTCCATTTTCACATGATCAGTGGTAGTGCTGGTCATCATCATTCTTTAACCTCCTAGTAAATAGGAGGGCGACTATTTAGAACAGTAAATTCAGGTATAATAATTATTTGTTAGTGTGTCCAGGTAGTAGCGTCATGAAAAGTTACAATTCCAGGGACTAATGCTTGTCTTATCAGGAATGACCTATAAAGGAAAAATACAGATATTATCTGCAGTGTAGTAAAAAGGAATGTGTCAACAACAGAAAGCACAACATGACCTGGGGAACGAGACCTACTGACCACAGACGGACAGAAAGCGCTGCATGACCGGGGGCACGAGACCTACTGACCACAGATggacagaaaacgctgcatgaccGGGGGCACGAGACCTACTGACCACAGACGGACAGAAAGCGCTGCATGACCGGGGGCACGAGAACTACTGATTACAGACGGACAGAAAGCACTGCATAACCGGGAGCACGAGACCTACTGACCACAGATggacagaaaacgctgcatgactGGGGCACGAGACCTACTGACTACAGACGGACAGAAAGCACTGCATGACCGGGGACACGAGACCTACTGACCACAGATGGACAGAAAGCACTGCATGACCGGGAACACGAGACCTACTGACCAAAGACGGACAGAAAGCACTGCATGACCAGGGTTACGAGACCTACTGACCACAGATGGACAGAAAGCACAGCATGACCAGGGGAAAGAGATCTACTGACTGCAGACGGACAGAAAGCCCTGCATGACAGGGACACGAGACCGACTGACCACAGACGGACAGAAAGCCCTGCGTAACCGGGAGCACGAGAACTACTGACTACAGACGGAAGAATAGCACTGAATGACAGGGAGCACGAGACCGACTGACCAGACGGACAGAAAGCCCTACGTAACCGGGAGCACGAGAACTACTGACTACAGACGGAAGAATAGCACTGAATGACAGGGAGCATGAGACCTATTGACCACAGACGGACAGAAAGCCTTGCATTACCGGGAGCATGAGACCTACTGACCACAGACGGACAGAAAGTACAGCATGACTGGGGACACGAGACCGACTGACCACAGACGGACAGAAACATACGCAAATCACTTATAGATCTCAGAAGTAATCACACACAAATAAGCAATGCATAGAtcaatatatatgtacacacatcaCGAGCATATATGTACTGTATACACATAAGATGCACAAAtataaaacaaacatatatacacgTTCGCGCAGACATATACACAAGCATAGAGATATGCATACATATaaa
This region of Ranitomeya imitator isolate aRanImi1 chromosome 1, aRanImi1.pri, whole genome shotgun sequence genomic DNA includes:
- the LOC138677685 gene encoding transcription factor Jun-like, whose protein sequence is MMMTSTTTDHVKMEPPFYHEDTLNLQDFAQISGYSGGTTGVITGSHQAGGGDAGVRYTPEHKMMSVNIIIQGSNLKKKSLTPSSSAPVPAAVIPVGFSEVITHGSDALKLLQAAGSGLGDSPGGDGVGNDLNPVTAEGSAIVVAAGNSTASSSNSGSTPSEVSLLPPPSNAALNLLKLTPPELEHLLIQAASPGLSATSSSNPSPATVATPQQGTPVPATTIPHPFLYRNQQVITQEQEGFADGFVKALADLHKQNQLLGAPISPSALATSSPSYPTRSLLPAGEVPVYTNLSSFNPGAPQLSPTLPQPPPPATYTGNTASSTPAVQLHFPGLNRLHTVRGPLDEPQTVPDVSQSGAPTGSAGDTSTPPSLSPIDLETQERIKAERKRLRNRIAASKCRKRKLERIARLEEKVKVLKSQNSDLASTASLLREQVSQLKHKVMSHVTSGCQIAVAKTSPGSKTGEASTC